One window of the Novosphingobium sp. KACC 22771 genome contains the following:
- a CDS encoding SDR family oxidoreductase, translated as MTRTIVITGAASGIGKATTDLCRAAGDRVIGVDLAGSDINVDLGRPEGRVAMIDAVGQLAPDGIDGLLAGAGISRPDPATIAVNYFGALATLDGLRPLLAKSARPRAVAICSTAAMLAGNDAVVQACLAGPEEAALDLCAAAPASAYLDSKKALALWLRRAATAPDWARAGIALNGIAPGVVLSPMTAPLFKDPAMVAAVQQSNPIVTKTYAQPEEIAEVIRFLLCLETPYLLGQVIFVDGGSDALLRPDQF; from the coding sequence ATGACCCGCACCATCGTCATCACCGGCGCCGCATCGGGCATTGGAAAGGCCACCACGGACCTGTGCCGTGCTGCAGGCGACCGTGTGATCGGGGTTGATCTGGCAGGCAGCGATATCAATGTTGATCTTGGCAGGCCCGAAGGGCGCGTGGCGATGATCGATGCCGTCGGGCAGCTTGCCCCCGATGGCATCGATGGTCTGCTGGCCGGAGCAGGTATCTCGCGCCCTGATCCAGCCACGATTGCCGTCAACTATTTCGGCGCGCTTGCCACGCTGGACGGGTTGAGGCCGCTACTGGCAAAATCGGCCCGTCCGCGCGCGGTGGCGATCTGTTCAACCGCCGCGATGCTGGCGGGCAATGATGCGGTGGTGCAGGCCTGTCTGGCAGGGCCGGAAGAGGCCGCGCTTGACCTGTGCGCCGCCGCTCCGGCCAGCGCCTATCTCGATTCCAAAAAGGCTCTGGCGCTTTGGCTGCGCCGCGCGGCAACGGCGCCGGACTGGGCAAGGGCGGGCATTGCGCTGAACGGTATCGCGCCGGGGGTGGTGTTAAGCCCGATGACAGCGCCGCTCTTCAAAGATCCGGCGATGGTTGCCGCAGTTCAGCAAAGCAATCCGATTGTGACCAAGACCTACGCTCAGCCCGAGGAAATAGCCGAAGTGATCCGTTTTCTGCTTTGTCTGGAAACGCCCTACCTGCTGGGGCAGGTGATCTTTGTGGATGGCGGATCGGATGCTCTGTTGCGGCCCGATCAGTTTTGA
- a CDS encoding glycoside hydrolase family 2 TIM barrel-domain containing protein, with the protein MSRSKDLIFSRRALLQMSAAAGALGRAFPSLARPVLARAERLEVDRRGQAFDADWRFHRGDGEALGAESFDDDAWRPLDLPHDWSIEDLPGSDLALNGVLREADTAPLWQKVAQSPRLIGPFDARLNDNQALAHSANGAPTAYTVGGVGWYRKHFTLPPLAPDAHVELEFDGVYMNAQIWLNGRLVAEHPNGYSPFDVDLTPHLDLSGRNVLAVRVANIGRNSRWYSGSGIYRHVRLNIVRATRFEQWGLTVTTPVVTADAATVHVVARTINAASESFVITRIRDSGGKIIAEGTGAVDVPAQLHLARPRLWSPDNPALYEVECLLVAGGRTIDRMIAPLGIRKIEIDAVNGLRINGKPFKLRGGCIHHDNGLLGAAAIDRAEERKVELLKARGFNALRASHNPSSPAFLEACDRLGMLVVEEGFDMWRVSKNPDDYGLYFDGWWKRDLAAMVRRGVNHPSIFMWSIGNEIPERGEPDGVATARMLADETRRLDPTRPVTQAVPGSAGPDVTGPGGKPDQAAFQFLDVAGYNYRLSSYERDHAKFPDRVMVGTESFPIDVDKIWRLTEKSPYLIGDFVWTAMDYLGEAGIGRTGLTGDKPGEAEYPWFGAGCGDIDLIGAQRPQSLARDVVWGLSPLEIAVQRPIPDGRREVPFLWGWRDELQSWTWPGAEGKSLSVSVFSRAERFKVELNGRLVSDQTIDVSKGAITHVDVPYEPGTLLVTALVGSRPVARRKLETAGAPDTLRLKPDRKRIAPDGNDLVYVTIEIVDRSGLLVPDAAHIFRADVSGPVELVALGNANPRGIGSFRQSVAKTWHGRALAVLRPTGEPGLARISIESDGLQSAQMSVMLDPAVQRIKFTESFTGSGWRGQI; encoded by the coding sequence ATGAGCCGGAGCAAAGACCTGATTTTCTCGCGCCGCGCCTTGTTGCAGATGTCCGCTGCAGCAGGTGCGCTGGGCCGGGCTTTCCCTTCCTTGGCTAGGCCTGTGCTGGCCCGCGCTGAAAGGCTGGAGGTCGATCGGCGCGGTCAGGCCTTTGACGCCGATTGGCGCTTTCATAGGGGCGATGGCGAAGCCCTGGGGGCAGAATCATTCGATGATGATGCGTGGCGTCCCCTCGATCTGCCTCACGACTGGAGTATCGAGGATCTGCCCGGCAGCGATCTGGCCTTGAACGGCGTTCTGCGGGAGGCCGATACAGCGCCGCTGTGGCAAAAGGTCGCGCAATCGCCGCGTCTGATCGGTCCGTTCGATGCGCGGCTCAATGACAATCAGGCCCTTGCGCACAGCGCCAACGGCGCTCCAACGGCCTATACGGTCGGTGGCGTGGGCTGGTATCGCAAGCACTTCACCCTGCCACCGCTTGCGCCCGATGCGCATGTCGAACTTGAATTCGACGGCGTCTATATGAACGCCCAGATCTGGCTCAACGGCAGGCTGGTGGCAGAGCATCCCAACGGCTATTCGCCCTTCGATGTTGATCTGACCCCCCATCTCGATCTGTCCGGACGGAATGTGCTGGCTGTGCGGGTGGCAAATATCGGTCGCAACAGCCGCTGGTATTCAGGCTCGGGCATCTACCGGCATGTTCGGTTGAACATCGTGCGCGCGACCCGCTTTGAACAGTGGGGCCTGACGGTCACAACGCCGGTTGTCACGGCGGATGCCGCGACCGTCCATGTGGTTGCCAGGACCATCAATGCCGCGTCGGAAAGCTTTGTCATCACCCGTATCCGCGACTCGGGCGGCAAGATCATCGCGGAGGGCACCGGCGCCGTGGATGTGCCCGCGCAGCTTCATCTTGCGCGTCCGCGCCTGTGGTCACCGGACAATCCGGCCTTGTACGAGGTTGAATGCCTGCTCGTGGCAGGGGGCAGGACCATCGATCGGATGATTGCGCCGCTCGGCATCCGCAAGATCGAAATCGACGCCGTCAACGGTCTGCGGATCAACGGCAAGCCCTTCAAGCTGCGCGGCGGCTGCATCCATCACGACAATGGCCTGCTGGGCGCGGCGGCCATTGATCGCGCCGAAGAACGCAAGGTCGAACTGCTCAAGGCGCGTGGGTTCAACGCGTTGCGCGCCTCGCACAACCCTTCCTCGCCCGCTTTCCTTGAAGCTTGTGACCGGCTGGGGATGCTCGTGGTGGAAGAAGGTTTTGACATGTGGCGGGTCAGCAAGAACCCGGATGACTACGGCCTCTATTTCGATGGCTGGTGGAAGCGGGATCTTGCCGCCATGGTGCGCCGCGGGGTCAACCATCCCAGCATATTCATGTGGAGCATCGGCAATGAAATCCCGGAGCGCGGCGAACCCGATGGCGTCGCTACGGCGCGGATGCTGGCCGACGAAACCCGCCGCCTTGATCCGACGCGGCCCGTGACGCAGGCGGTTCCCGGAAGCGCTGGGCCGGATGTGACCGGCCCCGGCGGGAAACCGGATCAGGCGGCTTTTCAGTTCCTCGACGTGGCAGGCTACAATTACAGGCTGTCCTCCTATGAGCGCGATCACGCCAAATTTCCCGACCGTGTTATGGTCGGTACGGAGAGCTTTCCCATCGACGTCGATAAAATCTGGCGATTGACCGAGAAATCGCCCTACCTGATCGGCGACTTTGTCTGGACGGCGATGGATTATCTTGGCGAGGCAGGGATCGGGCGAACGGGTCTGACCGGCGACAAGCCCGGTGAAGCCGAATACCCCTGGTTCGGCGCCGGGTGCGGGGACATTGACCTGATCGGCGCTCAGCGGCCGCAGTCCCTGGCCCGCGATGTCGTCTGGGGGCTGAGCCCTCTTGAGATCGCCGTCCAGCGGCCAATCCCGGATGGGCGGCGGGAGGTGCCTTTCCTGTGGGGGTGGCGCGACGAACTGCAAAGCTGGACCTGGCCAGGTGCCGAGGGCAAAAGCCTTTCTGTGTCGGTGTTTTCGCGGGCCGAAAGGTTCAAGGTGGAACTGAATGGCCGCCTTGTCTCTGACCAGACGATTGATGTGAGCAAGGGCGCGATAACGCATGTGGATGTCCCCTATGAGCCGGGCACACTGCTTGTTACCGCCCTTGTGGGAAGCAGGCCTGTTGCGCGCCGCAAGCTGGAGACAGCGGGCGCCCCCGACACGCTTCGCCTCAAGCCGGACCGCAAGCGGATCGCGCCTGATGGCAACGATCTGGTTTATGTGACAATCGAGATCGTTGACAGGTCGGGCTTGCTTGTTCCGGATGCCGCCCACATCTTTCGCGCCGATGTATCGGGGCCGGTGGAGTTGGTGGCATTGGGCAATGCCAATCCTCGTGGGATTGGCAGTTTTCGGCAATCCGTCGCAAAGACTTGGCATGGTCGTGCGCTGGCAGTGCTCCGCCCGACAGGAGAACCCGGTCTTGCGCGCATCAGCATCGAATCCGATGGCCTGCAATCCGCGCAGATGTCCGTGATGCTTGATCCCGCTGTCCAGCGGATCAAGTTTACGGAAAGCTTCACGGGTTCTGGGTGGCGCGGGCAAATTTAG
- a CDS encoding sugar phosphate isomerase/epimerase family protein has product MKRVAINPLPWVTGPLGPCVTEQNLREALTDLAQTGFRALHTDVPASMTIGQYKAILDEYGFAPAPGYFAGDFHLAEKQGAIVEQAKAHAGTLAALGVGSTFVAGNIDMARFANPAVGENGSAERTKRIAETLARLADAGFAEGVRFALHPHVAMIIETEEETRAVLDMTAGSSLGFGPDTGHLLWAGMVPERIIADYADRLVAVHLKDVDPAAFRQTLRYEDDYMAAIGTRHLWTEPGRGMVNFDAVFEALPAGFDGWFVVEVDVPNLPSALESSRASYDFLASHPAFAGDMA; this is encoded by the coding sequence TTGAAGCGAGTCGCGATCAATCCGCTGCCATGGGTCACCGGACCCCTGGGTCCTTGCGTTACCGAGCAGAATTTGCGCGAAGCTCTCACTGATCTGGCGCAAACGGGGTTTCGCGCCCTTCACACCGATGTGCCTGCAAGCATGACGATCGGGCAGTACAAGGCCATTCTGGACGAATACGGCTTTGCCCCGGCGCCCGGCTATTTCGCCGGAGATTTTCACCTTGCCGAAAAACAGGGCGCCATCGTCGAACAGGCCAAGGCGCATGCAGGAACGCTGGCTGCCCTTGGCGTCGGGAGCACTTTCGTGGCGGGCAACATCGACATGGCGCGCTTCGCCAACCCCGCCGTTGGTGAAAACGGATCTGCCGAGCGGACAAAGCGGATCGCCGAGACACTCGCCCGCCTTGCCGATGCGGGCTTTGCGGAGGGGGTGCGTTTCGCCCTTCATCCCCATGTCGCTATGATTATCGAGACGGAGGAGGAAACCCGCGCCGTGCTTGATATGACCGCCGGGTCCAGTCTGGGTTTCGGGCCGGACACTGGCCATCTCCTGTGGGCGGGCATGGTGCCGGAACGGATCATCGCTGACTATGCTGACCGGCTGGTTGCGGTGCATCTGAAGGATGTCGATCCTGCGGCCTTCCGTCAGACGTTGCGCTATGAGGATGATTACATGGCGGCGATCGGCACCCGTCACCTCTGGACAGAGCCGGGGCGGGGCATGGTCAACTTCGATGCGGTGTTCGAGGCTCTGCCCGCCGGTTTCGACGGCTGGTTCGTGGTGGAGGTCGATGTGCCGAACCTGCCCTCAGCGCTGGAAAGCAGCCGGGCTTCCTATGATTTCCTTGCCTCCCATCCCGCCTTTGCCGGAGACATGGCATGA
- a CDS encoding MFS transporter: MATGVAGRASGPFIAAYWIAQCGNWLGLITPVTLTIAIRLAEIADPARKMSQLGLVLGVGALASIIATPIWGHISDHTSARIGRRKLWMIVGVAGGGAGLLLMSATHDITLFGLGWVIAQIGFNANQAALNALLPDKVPEAQRGRVSGLLGLTIIVAVVLGTFLTQFTADNAYLLFLAPWLGTVLSLAMILPMFQDSPAPAFSETAAGIGRFLLSFRVDPREHPDFYWAWLSRFLVVMGIAYLQAYSVYFLSDRLKQPMSEVPRLIFINGSIGAVITLVISPAAGWLSDRMGRRKPFVFVAAVIGAAGLVATGMAQSVIQFLIGSAIAGIGISVYYAVDLALVAAVLPDPDSSAKDMGIFQIANTLPQSLAPVIAPAFLVIGGVPGGNYPAVFIAASAFALLGAVAIMPIKKIP; this comes from the coding sequence ATGGCGACCGGGGTGGCCGGGCGGGCAAGTGGCCCCTTCATCGCGGCTTATTGGATTGCCCAATGCGGCAATTGGCTGGGGCTGATCACCCCTGTTACGCTGACCATTGCCATAAGGCTCGCGGAGATTGCGGACCCCGCCCGCAAGATGAGCCAGCTTGGTCTGGTGCTGGGCGTCGGCGCGCTCGCCTCGATCATCGCCACGCCCATATGGGGCCATATCTCCGATCACACGAGCGCGCGCATCGGAAGGCGCAAGTTGTGGATGATTGTCGGCGTCGCGGGGGGCGGGGCGGGTCTGCTGCTGATGAGCGCCACGCACGACATCACCCTGTTCGGCCTCGGCTGGGTGATCGCCCAGATCGGGTTCAACGCGAATCAGGCCGCGCTCAACGCCCTGCTGCCTGACAAGGTGCCCGAAGCCCAGCGGGGCCGGGTTTCGGGCCTGCTGGGCCTCACCATCATCGTGGCGGTGGTACTGGGCACTTTCCTCACCCAGTTCACGGCTGACAATGCCTATCTGCTTTTCCTCGCGCCTTGGCTGGGCACTGTCTTGAGCCTCGCGATGATCCTGCCGATGTTCCAAGACAGTCCCGCCCCCGCCTTTTCCGAAACTGCGGCCGGAATAGGCCGGTTCCTCTTGTCTTTCCGCGTCGATCCGCGTGAACATCCCGATTTCTACTGGGCGTGGCTCAGCCGATTTCTCGTCGTCATGGGGATCGCCTATCTTCAGGCCTACTCGGTTTATTTCCTGTCCGACCGGCTGAAACAGCCGATGTCCGAGGTGCCCCGGCTGATCTTCATCAACGGCAGCATCGGCGCGGTGATCACTTTGGTGATCTCGCCCGCCGCCGGATGGCTGTCGGACAGGATGGGGCGCCGGAAGCCTTTCGTCTTTGTTGCCGCTGTGATCGGGGCCGCCGGCCTGGTGGCAACCGGCATGGCGCAGAGCGTGATCCAGTTTCTGATCGGATCGGCCATCGCCGGAATCGGCATCAGTGTCTATTATGCCGTTGACCTCGCTCTGGTTGCCGCAGTGCTTCCCGACCCGGATAGCAGCGCCAAGGATATGGGCATCTTCCAGATCGCCAACACTTTGCCCCAGTCGCTGGCCCCGGTCATAGCCCCGGCCTTTCTCGTCATCGGCGGAGTGCCGGGAGGCAACTATCCTGCGGTGTTCATCGCCGCATCGGCCTTTGCCCTCCTGGGTGCCGTGGCGATTATGCCGATCAAGAAGATCCCTTGA
- a CDS encoding TetR/AcrR family transcriptional regulator produces the protein MSKRGPYTKGQERRDEILRAAAEVISRDGYRGASLGQIGRSIGIDSAHIIYYFSSREVLLQEVLRIWDEGNAVSPAPDADIFTWMVEAARRNTKTPGLVQLYTAFAAEAADPTHPAHNFFRARFTTLQGYIADEIRERQAAGRVTPTLDANHAAMMLIAQSDGLQVRWLVDRSIDMAAALATEIDLLLRKGEGQR, from the coding sequence ATGAGCAAGCGTGGACCCTATACAAAAGGACAGGAACGGCGGGACGAAATCCTGCGGGCGGCGGCGGAGGTGATCAGTCGCGACGGCTATCGCGGAGCCTCGCTGGGCCAGATCGGGCGAAGCATCGGCATCGACAGCGCGCACATCATCTACTATTTCTCATCGCGCGAAGTGTTGCTTCAGGAAGTGCTGCGTATCTGGGATGAAGGCAACGCCGTCAGCCCTGCCCCCGACGCGGATATCTTCACATGGATGGTGGAAGCGGCCCGGCGCAACACGAAGACACCCGGCCTCGTTCAACTCTACACTGCCTTTGCCGCAGAAGCCGCAGATCCGACGCATCCGGCACACAATTTTTTCCGCGCCCGGTTTACGACGCTTCAGGGATACATCGCCGATGAAATACGCGAGCGGCAGGCAGCGGGCCGCGTAACGCCAACGTTGGACGCCAATCATGCCGCGATGATGCTGATCGCGCAATCCGATGGCCTTCAGGTGCGCTGGCTGGTCGATCGGTCGATTGACATGGCGGCCGCGCTTGCCACGGAAATTGATCTTCTTCTGAGAAAGGGTGAAGGACAACGATGA
- a CDS encoding surface lipoprotein assembly modifier, whose translation MIASMRNLLMIRNCAPKHQTMWRQYVILPGKAACVALAALCADTAACQEADLPGQTPTETVQMTPFQLFSFADSARDRKDYIAAEAGYRALAGNSNADIRAEARFRLAMMLAYQCNRPTEAARLLRQILDEKPRAARVRLELARIDAILGRMGAAGRELRAAQAAGLPPEVERMVRFYAQALDARRPLGGSLEVTLAPDSNINRATAASSLATVLGNFSLSKDAKASSGVGAAVRGQAFARMHATEGVDVLARVSGSANVYRASDFDDMIVAPQIGPELILGKGKLNLAAGAAWRWYGAVPYSFAWVGSANWQHPLGPKGQLRTDAAFSAVTNRRNSLETGNLWSLGLGMDRAFSARFGGGIQGTALRQTARDRAYATAGGGLNGYLFREIGKTTMTVNAAYNHLEADARMALFNNRRIDNTFILGSSATLRQIHVGSIAPVVRFRYERNASTVQIYDYRRFVGEVGVTAAF comes from the coding sequence ATGATTGCTTCCATGCGCAATCTCTTGATGATCAGGAATTGCGCCCCTAAGCATCAAACCATGTGGCGACAATATGTTATTCTGCCGGGAAAGGCTGCCTGCGTGGCCTTGGCGGCGCTATGCGCCGATACTGCAGCGTGTCAGGAGGCGGATCTGCCGGGCCAGACGCCTACGGAAACCGTCCAAATGACACCCTTCCAGCTTTTTAGTTTTGCCGATTCTGCGCGCGATAGGAAGGACTATATCGCCGCAGAGGCCGGGTATCGCGCGCTGGCGGGCAACAGTAACGCCGACATTCGCGCAGAAGCACGGTTCCGTTTGGCGATGATGCTGGCCTATCAATGCAATAGACCGACTGAGGCGGCGCGATTGCTGCGCCAGATTCTGGATGAGAAGCCCAGGGCCGCTCGTGTCAGGCTTGAACTGGCGCGGATTGACGCCATCCTGGGGCGGATGGGTGCAGCAGGACGGGAATTGCGGGCTGCGCAAGCCGCCGGACTTCCGCCAGAGGTCGAACGGATGGTGCGCTTTTATGCGCAGGCATTGGATGCCAGGCGCCCGCTGGGCGGCAGCCTTGAAGTCACGCTTGCCCCTGACAGCAACATCAACCGCGCCACGGCCGCATCGTCTCTGGCCACCGTCCTAGGCAATTTTTCGCTCAGCAAGGATGCCAAAGCGTCTTCCGGTGTCGGTGCGGCTGTGCGCGGACAGGCCTTTGCTCGAATGCACGCAACAGAAGGCGTTGATGTGCTCGCCCGCGTTTCGGGCAGTGCCAACGTCTATCGCGCGAGCGACTTTGACGACATGATCGTTGCTCCGCAAATCGGTCCCGAATTGATACTGGGCAAAGGAAAGCTCAATCTTGCCGCAGGCGCGGCATGGCGCTGGTATGGTGCGGTGCCCTATTCCTTTGCATGGGTTGGCAGCGCAAACTGGCAGCATCCGTTGGGCCCAAAAGGACAATTGCGCACCGATGCAGCCTTCTCGGCGGTCACGAACCGTCGCAATTCCTTGGAAACGGGCAATCTCTGGTCGCTCGGCCTTGGCATGGACCGCGCTTTTTCCGCAAGATTTGGCGGCGGCATTCAAGGGACGGCCTTGCGTCAGACCGCACGCGACAGGGCCTATGCTACCGCGGGAGGTGGGCTCAATGGCTATCTCTTTCGCGAGATCGGCAAGACGACGATGACGGTCAATGCGGCTTATAACCATCTGGAGGCCGACGCTCGGATGGCGTTGTTCAACAACCGCCGGATCGATAACACTTTTATTCTGGGCAGCAGCGCCACTTTGCGTCAAATCCACGTGGGCAGCATTGCCCCGGTGGTGCGCTTTCGGTACGAACGTAATGCATCAACCGTGCAGATTTACGATTACCGACGCTTTGTGGGCGAAGTTGGGGTTACGGCTGCTTTTTGA
- a CDS encoding Gfo/Idh/MocA family protein: MSGSKPLGVGFAGAGPVTQAIHLPTLAHLPDLFKPVCVMDVNGDLAASVASNAGMRHTVSIETLMADPAVDVVAICSPQQFHADQVIAAMRAGKKAVLCEKPLANSADEARAITEVSAETGVPLVVGAMHVFDPAWRALQDALGDLPTRARSIRSSIVLPLNDRFENWASEVTGRPDLAFTMPGEMTPELVRQTFHGLILGLAVHDLPLVRKFLPDWRELQIWSARQLAPFGYLIAGEAGGCAVQLNGTMHLHGEVYWDLEVVTDAQVLRIRFTPSYVHGGSAIATITDASGAIRQIGPFDRNGYVEEWRALYAAAHGDRSAVPALAAIAQDFDFVIDVATKASVSAIGELP; the protein is encoded by the coding sequence ATGAGTGGAAGCAAACCCTTGGGCGTCGGCTTTGCTGGCGCCGGGCCGGTCACCCAGGCCATTCACCTGCCGACGCTGGCCCATCTTCCGGATCTGTTCAAACCTGTTTGCGTAATGGACGTGAATGGGGATCTGGCGGCCTCAGTGGCGTCCAATGCTGGCATGCGCCATACCGTCTCGATCGAGACGCTGATGGCCGACCCTGCCGTTGATGTTGTCGCCATTTGCAGTCCCCAGCAATTTCATGCCGATCAGGTGATCGCTGCGATGCGCGCGGGCAAGAAAGCGGTGCTGTGCGAAAAGCCGCTGGCCAACAGCGCGGACGAAGCGCGGGCTATCACCGAGGTTTCAGCCGAAACCGGCGTCCCGTTGGTGGTTGGCGCAATGCATGTCTTCGATCCGGCATGGCGCGCCTTGCAGGATGCGCTCGGCGATCTGCCCACCCGCGCGCGCAGCATCCGCTCCAGCATCGTGCTGCCGCTCAATGATCGTTTTGAAAACTGGGCGAGCGAAGTGACCGGCCGTCCCGACCTGGCCTTTACCATGCCCGGCGAGATGACCCCTGAGTTGGTCCGCCAGACGTTCCACGGTCTCATCCTTGGGCTGGCCGTGCATGACCTTCCGCTTGTCCGCAAATTTCTGCCGGACTGGCGTGAGCTGCAGATATGGTCGGCGCGGCAACTGGCACCGTTCGGCTATCTGATCGCCGGTGAGGCGGGAGGGTGCGCGGTGCAGCTCAATGGGACGATGCACCTTCATGGTGAGGTCTATTGGGATCTGGAGGTCGTGACCGATGCGCAGGTGTTGCGTATCCGGTTTACACCGTCCTATGTCCACGGCGGGTCGGCCATCGCCACTATTACCGATGCCTCTGGCGCAATCCGGCAGATCGGCCCCTTTGATCGCAACGGCTATGTCGAGGAATGGCGCGCGCTTTACGCCGCGGCCCATGGCGACCGGAGTGCGGTGCCTGCGCTTGCTGCGATCGCGCAGGATTTCGACTTCGTAATCGATGTCGCCACGAAAGCGAGCGTGAGCGCGATCGGAGAACTGCCATGA
- a CDS encoding IS481 family transposase, which produces MGQVLHGSAKTTHAIRAELQRSKASVASLAKKYAINEKTVLKWRSRQSVEDKPMGPKEPRSTVLSPMEEAAIVALRVQARLPLDDVYIALKDVIPHLTRSSLHRCLQRHGISRLPKADREKPKKFKTYEIGYFHIDIAELHYEGGKACLYVAVDRTSKLVFARLYRRATKMVAAGFLKALIRTVPYRIHTILTDNGVQFAQTERGTGLTFPHIFGRVCRENGIEHRLTKPYHPWTNGQAERMVRTIKEATVKSFHYASIIELRRHVRDWLVAYNFAKQLKALRFKTPYEAIEQVWKSKPEVFIVEPHHHMLGLNT; this is translated from the coding sequence ATGGGCCAGGTTCTCCATGGCAGCGCCAAGACCACGCACGCCATTCGAGCAGAGCTACAGCGATCGAAAGCTTCGGTCGCGAGCCTCGCCAAGAAGTACGCGATCAACGAAAAGACAGTCTTGAAGTGGCGAAGCCGTCAGTCGGTCGAGGACAAACCGATGGGCCCCAAAGAGCCACGCAGCACCGTCCTCTCACCCATGGAGGAAGCGGCCATTGTGGCCCTGCGAGTTCAGGCCCGGCTGCCGCTCGACGATGTCTATATCGCCTTGAAGGACGTGATCCCCCATCTGACGCGCTCCTCCCTGCATCGCTGCTTGCAACGACACGGCATCTCCCGGCTTCCCAAGGCGGATCGCGAGAAACCCAAGAAGTTCAAGACCTACGAGATCGGCTACTTTCACATCGACATCGCGGAATTGCACTATGAAGGCGGCAAGGCCTGCCTCTATGTCGCTGTCGATCGCACCTCCAAACTGGTCTTTGCCCGCCTCTACCGCAGAGCCACGAAAATGGTCGCGGCCGGCTTTCTCAAGGCGCTGATCAGAACCGTGCCCTACCGTATCCACACCATCCTGACCGACAACGGGGTCCAGTTTGCCCAAACCGAACGCGGCACAGGCCTGACCTTTCCGCATATTTTCGGACGCGTATGCCGGGAAAACGGCATCGAGCATCGGCTTACCAAACCCTATCACCCATGGACCAACGGTCAGGCAGAGCGCATGGTTCGCACTATCAAGGAAGCGACCGTCAAATCCTTCCACTATGCCTCGATCATCGAACTGCGCAGGCACGTCCGCGATTGGCTGGTTGCCTACAACTTTGCCAAGCAACTCAAGGCTCTCCGCTTCAAAACGCCATACGAGGCCATCGAGCAGGTCTGGAAATCCAAGCCAGAGGTCTTTATCGTAGAACCGCACCATCACATGCTGGGACTAAACACCTAA
- a CDS encoding 3-keto-disaccharide hydrolase — protein MNAPFRSLFDGSTLNGWRSIPRIYGDWCPGGPRIADLMAQYGMETPPDPERHPAIWQVEDSAIVGRQAKLGYGGYLLSEETFGDFELVLEMQPDWPADTGVMIRRQRDSWAGFQVLIDHRPSGSIGGFYGNGLAGFSAVPFAVDAALGNDGQPVGLRPDDPETSVEPVTPDKVARLAHAAAVEDFLAVWRWGDWNELRIRCVGGALPVITTWVNGLEIAKIDTAALQSPGYDPAAVEALLGERGHIAFEVHDHDSHFGEARWGRDAACRWRNVRIREI, from the coding sequence ATGAACGCCCCATTCCGCTCCCTGTTCGACGGCAGCACACTCAATGGATGGCGGTCGATACCCCGTATCTACGGCGACTGGTGCCCCGGCGGGCCACGGATTGCCGATCTGATGGCGCAATATGGCATGGAAACGCCGCCTGATCCGGAAAGGCACCCGGCGATCTGGCAAGTCGAGGACAGCGCAATCGTGGGGCGGCAGGCCAAACTGGGCTATGGCGGCTATCTGCTCTCCGAAGAGACATTTGGCGATTTTGAACTGGTGCTGGAAATGCAGCCGGATTGGCCAGCCGATACCGGCGTGATGATCCGGCGTCAGCGTGACAGTTGGGCAGGCTTTCAGGTGCTGATCGATCATCGGCCTTCGGGTAGCATTGGCGGCTTTTACGGCAATGGTCTTGCGGGATTTTCAGCCGTACCGTTTGCGGTGGACGCGGCGCTGGGTAATGATGGCCAACCAGTCGGCCTCAGGCCCGATGATCCGGAAACGAGCGTAGAGCCGGTGACGCCCGACAAGGTCGCCCGCCTTGCCCATGCCGCAGCGGTTGAAGATTTCCTTGCCGTGTGGCGTTGGGGCGACTGGAACGAATTGCGCATTCGCTGTGTGGGCGGCGCACTGCCCGTCATCACTACCTGGGTGAACGGTCTCGAAATTGCTAAAATCGACACCGCCGCACTGCAATCGCCCGGCTATGATCCGGCTGCCGTCGAGGCGCTGCTGGGCGAACGCGGCCATATCGCTTTTGAGGTTCACGATCACGACTCGCATTTCGGCGAGGCCCGCTGGGGACGCGACGCGGCTTGCCGATGGCGGAACGTAAGGATCAGGGAGATCTGA